Proteins encoded by one window of Blautia argi:
- the topA gene encoding type I DNA topoisomerase → MAKYLVIVESPAKVKTIKKFLGSNYEVMASNGHVRDLPKSQLGIDVEHDFEPKYITIRGKGDILAALRKAAKKADKVYLATDPDREGEAISWHLSNALKLEQKKMRRITFNEITKTAVKASIKQARDINMDLVDAQQTRRMLDRMVGYEISPVLWAKVKRGLSAGRVQSVALRIIGDREEEINNFIPEEYWSLDAEFSVEGERKPLTAKFYGNKNKRLAIHSREELDKILKELDGVEYRVAEVKKGERTKKAPLPFTTSTLQQEASKVLNFSTQKTMRLAQQLYEGVDIKGSGTIGIITYLRTDSTRISEEADAAAREYIVSEYGEEYVATAEKKGDSKKKIQDAHEAIRPTDIRRLPLSVKESLSRDQYRLYQLIWKRFAASRMQQAKYETTSVKIQGGEYYFTVSASKLKFDGFMAVYTQEDDSKGENQLLVKSLDEQTKIGLKGFKEQQHFTQPPAHYTEAALVKTLEELGIGRPSTYAPTITTIIARRYVAKENKNLYMTELGEVVNKIMKEAFPSIVDVNFTATMEELLDCVGEGKVEWKTVIRNFYPDLDEAVKTAQKELEQVKIEDEVTDVICEQCGRNMVIKYGPHGKFLACPGFPDCKNTKPYLEKIGVACPICGKDVVVKRSKKGRLYYGCENNPECEFMSWQKPSKDKCPSCGGYMLEKGNKLVCADEHCGFVMMKPKETEDMSNK, encoded by the coding sequence ATATTACAATCCGGGGAAAAGGAGATATTCTGGCTGCGCTTAGAAAGGCAGCAAAAAAAGCGGACAAGGTTTATCTGGCAACAGACCCTGACCGCGAGGGAGAGGCTATATCCTGGCATTTGTCTAATGCTTTGAAGTTGGAACAGAAAAAAATGCGCAGAATTACCTTTAATGAAATTACAAAAACAGCAGTAAAAGCATCTATCAAACAGGCCAGAGATATTAATATGGATTTGGTTGACGCACAGCAGACCAGACGTATGCTGGATCGTATGGTGGGATATGAAATCAGTCCTGTGCTGTGGGCAAAAGTAAAAAGAGGATTAAGCGCAGGCCGTGTGCAGTCCGTGGCACTGCGGATTATCGGGGACAGAGAAGAGGAAATCAATAATTTTATTCCGGAAGAATACTGGTCCCTGGACGCAGAGTTTTCTGTAGAGGGAGAGAGGAAACCTCTTACAGCAAAGTTTTACGGAAATAAAAATAAGAGGCTGGCAATTCACTCCAGAGAAGAACTGGATAAAATCTTAAAAGAACTGGACGGAGTGGAATACAGGGTGGCAGAGGTGAAAAAAGGAGAGCGAACCAAAAAGGCTCCTCTTCCTTTTACCACCAGTACCTTACAGCAGGAAGCCTCAAAGGTGCTGAATTTTTCTACCCAGAAGACCATGCGGTTAGCACAGCAGTTATACGAAGGGGTGGATATTAAGGGCAGCGGCACCATTGGTATTATTACCTACCTGCGTACAGACTCCACCCGTATTTCAGAAGAGGCAGACGCAGCGGCAAGAGAATACATTGTATCTGAGTATGGGGAGGAGTATGTTGCTACTGCAGAAAAGAAGGGGGACAGCAAAAAGAAGATTCAGGACGCCCACGAGGCCATTCGCCCTACAGATATCCGAAGACTGCCCCTGTCTGTAAAGGAATCTCTGTCCAGAGATCAGTACAGACTGTATCAGCTTATCTGGAAACGGTTTGCTGCCAGCAGAATGCAACAGGCAAAATATGAAACTACCTCTGTGAAAATTCAGGGAGGAGAGTATTATTTTACGGTTTCTGCATCAAAGCTGAAATTTGATGGCTTTATGGCAGTGTATACCCAGGAAGACGACAGCAAAGGGGAAAATCAGCTTTTGGTCAAGAGTCTGGACGAGCAGACAAAAATTGGTCTGAAAGGCTTTAAGGAACAGCAGCATTTTACCCAGCCTCCGGCACATTATACAGAAGCTGCTCTTGTAAAGACCTTAGAGGAACTGGGAATCGGAAGACCCAGTACCTATGCGCCTACCATTACCACTATTATTGCCAGACGCTATGTGGCAAAGGAAAATAAAAATCTGTATATGACGGAACTGGGCGAAGTGGTGAATAAGATTATGAAAGAAGCATTTCCAAGTATTGTAGATGTGAATTTTACAGCTACTATGGAAGAACTTTTAGACTGCGTGGGCGAAGGCAAGGTAGAGTGGAAGACAGTTATCCGGAATTTTTATCCGGATTTGGACGAGGCAGTAAAAACTGCACAAAAAGAGCTGGAGCAGGTCAAAATTGAAGATGAGGTTACAGACGTTATCTGCGAACAGTGTGGTCGCAACATGGTAATCAAATACGGACCTCACGGAAAATTCCTGGCATGTCCCGGCTTTCCGGATTGTAAGAATACGAAGCCGTATCTGGAAAAAATCGGCGTGGCATGTCCAATCTGCGGTAAAGATGTGGTGGTAAAGAGAAGTAAAAAGGGACGTCTATATTATGGGTGCGAAAATAACCCGGAATGTGAATTTATGTCCTGGCAGAAGCCTTCAAAGGATAAGTGTCCTTCCTGCGGTGGTTATATGCTGGAAAAGGGTAACAAGCTGGTATGTGCAGACGAGCACTGTGGTTTTGTGATGATGAAACCAAAAGAAACAGAGGACATGTCAAATAAATAA